One window of Camelina sativa cultivar DH55 chromosome 4, Cs, whole genome shotgun sequence genomic DNA carries:
- the LOC104781936 gene encoding MND1-interacting protein 1, protein MGCTVREKHVRPNRKTRSVKPEFDPCCLLDRTGLSESVVDSRLKHLIYHPGLLDSCPESNPSGNFEENGWGYCTEEQLEDILLKHLEYLYNEAISKLVGLGYDEDVALRAVLSNGYCYGGMDVMSNILHNSLAYLKSSTGEGSNEDNEDQSETVFTDLRQLEEYSLAGMVYLLQQVKPQLSKGDAMWCLLMSELHVGRASTMDLPSSGKGNNSSSNVEGVDGSTSSTVNGVGGVIAPALCRFHGGWGFGNGRGGPKFSGNGVSLCGEELTLKREIDCPRRFNLSPSMKSLLRENVAAFAAGYRASMEQKKQMQMQSDTSGNSLSCTAASAAKLSEICEQPRKSGSEESVSSVLEKFRDLNLDDNVDSAPEELKDDALIGLLHQVQDLKKQLKDRKDWAQKKAMQAAQKVSDELAELKTLRSEREETQRLKKGKQTREDSTLKKLSEMENALRKASGQVDKASAIARALEHENAEIRAEMEASKLSASESLTACIEASKKEKKSLKKHVAWEKQKMKLQDEITAEKEKIKALHRDLAQITQEEKEYEAKWRQEQKAKEQALAQVEEEQRSKEATEASNKRKVETLRLKIEIDFQRHKDDLQRLEQELSRLNKASSTDTSLQSNNTSHTKGKSDKSKGEAMSNKLLEDLDKLDGSYEKEANCDRECLICMKDEVSVMFLPCAHQVVCASCSDSFMGGSNATCPCCRAPVQQRIRVFGASS, encoded by the exons ATGGGGTGTACAGTGAGAGAGAAGCATGTTAGGCCAAACCGGAAGACCCGATCCGTGAAACCCGAATTCGATCCGTGTTGTTTGCTCGACAGGACGGGTCTATCGGAATCAGTTGTTGATTCGCGTCTAAAGCATCTTATTTATCATCCGGGTCTTCTTGATTCGTGTCCAGAGTCTAACCCTAGTGGCAATTTCGAGGAGAATGGTTGGGGTTACTGTACGGAGGAGCAATTAGAGGATATATTGCTTAAACATTTGGAGTATTTGTACAACGAAGCGATTTCGAAGCTTGTTGGATTGGGTTATGATGAGGATGTGGCTTTGAGAGCTGTTCTTAGTAATGGGTATTGTTATGGTGGTATGGATGTTATGTCGAATATTCTGCATAATTCTTTGGCTTATCTTAAGAGTAGTACTGGTGAAGGTAGTAATGAGGACAATGAGGATCAGTCAGAGACGGTTTTTACTGATTTGAGACAGTTGGAGGAGTATTCTCTTGCGGGTATGGTTTATTTGCTGCAGCAAGTTAAGCCTCAGTTGAGTAAAGGTGATGCAATGTGGTGTTTGTTAATGAGTGAGCTTCATGTGGGAAGGGCGAGTACGATGGATCTACCGAGTTCTGGAAAGGGGAATAATAGTAGTAGTAATGTAGAAGGAGTTGATGGGAGTACTAGTAGTACTGTGAATGGTGTTGGTGGTGTTATCGCGCCGGCATTGTGTAGATTCCATGGAGGTTGGGGTTTTGGTAATGGGAGAGGAGGACCTAAGTTTTCCGGCAACGGGGTTTCTTTGTGTGGGGAAGAGTTAACgttaaagagagagattgattgtCCGAGGAGATTTAATCTTTCACCGTCAATGAAGTCTTTGTTGAGAGAGAATGTTGCAGCCTTTGCTGCTGGGTATCGTGCTAGTATGGAGCAAAAGAAGCAGATGCAAATGCAGTCTGATACTAGTGGTAATAGCTTGTCTTGCACAGCTGCTTCTGCTGCTAAACTTTCAGAGATTTGTGAGCAGCCACGTAAGTCGGGGAGTGAAGAAAGTGTCAGTTCAGTACTGGAGAAATTCCGTGATCTGAACCTTGATGACAATGTTGATTCAGCACCTGAGGAGCTAAAGGATGATGCTTTGATAGGACTACTTCATCAGGTTCAGGATCTCAAAAAGCAACTAAAGGACAGGAAAGACTGGGCTCAGAAGAAGGCAATGCAAGCTGCCCAAAAGGTCAGCGATGAACTGGCCGAGCTTAAAACGTtgaggagtgagagagaagaaactcaACGGTTGAAAAAGGGGAAACAAACTCGTGAGGACTCAACCTTGAAAAAATTATCAGAGATGGAAAATGCTCTTAGAAAAGCTAGTGGTCAAGTTGACAAGGCAAGCGCTATAGCCAGGGCACTTGAGCACGAAAATGCAGAAATCCGGGCGGAAATGGAAGCTTCCAAATTAAGTGCATCAGAATCTCTCACGGCATGCATTGAAGCAtcgaagaaagagaaaaagtcCTTGAAGAAACATGTGGCGTGGGAGAAGCAGAAAATGAAGTTGCAGGACGAGATTACAGCTGAGAAGGAGAAGATTAAGGCACTCCATAGGGATTTAGCTCAGATCACacaggaagaaaaagaatatgag GCGAAATGGAGGCAGGAGCAGAAAGCTAAGGAGCAAGCTTTGGCTCAAGTGGAAGAAGAACAGCGCTCCAAGGAAGCAACCGAGGCTAGCAACAAGAGAAAGGTGGAAACCCTGCGGTTAAAGATCGAAATAGACTTCCAGAGACACAAAGACGATCTTCAAAGACTGGAACAAGAGCTGTCTCGGCTCAACAAAGCCTCTTCGACTGACACAAGCCTCCAATCCAATAACACCTCTCACACAAAGGGGAAATCAGACAAGTCGAAGGGAGAAGCAATGTCTAATAAGCTGCTTGAAGACCTGGATAAGCTTGATGGGTCATATGAGAAGGAAGCAAACTGTGACCGGGAATGTTTGATCTGCATGAAAGATGAGGTTTCTGTTATGTTTCTCCCTTGTGCACACCAAGTTGTTTGTGCGAGCTGCAGCGATAGCTTCATGGGCGGTAGCAACGCGACCTGTCCGTGTTGCAGAGCTCCGGTTCAGCAGAGAATCCGTGTCTTTGGAGCGAGTtcttag
- the LOC104781935 gene encoding probable pre-mRNA-splicing factor ATP-dependent RNA helicase DEAH6, with product MGSKDLNTWVSDKLMVLLGYSQTDVVKYLIAKAKKSESPDELVGELLDCGLSLSGDTRAFAEEIYARVPRKTTGVNLYQQQEAEAALLLKKQKKKFPFRG from the exons ATGGGGAGCAAGGATTTGAACACCTGGGTTTCGGATAAGTTGATGGTTCTGCTAGGCTATTCACAAACTGATGTTGTCAAGTATCTAATTGCCAAGG CTAAAAAATCAGAATCACCAGATGAACTCGTGGGTGAGTTGTTGGATTGCGGGCTTTCTTTGTCTGGTGATACCCGTGCTTTTGCAGAAGAAATTTATGCCAGAGTTCCCCGTAAAACCACTGGTGTGAAT CTCTACCAGCAACAAGAAGCAGAGGCAGCGCTGCtgttgaagaagcaaaaaaaaaaattccctttTAGAGGCTGA
- the LOC104784191 gene encoding MND1-interacting protein 1-like, producing the protein MVYLLQQVKPQLSKGDAMWCLLMXCCLLDRTGLSESVVDSRLKHLIYHPGLLXRKKKQAIFXKGNNSSSNVEGVDGSTSSTVNGVGGVIAPALCRFHGGWGFGNGRGGPKFSGNGLTEPKMSKKEQGTAYFSSCMNTYKHLRVKLWVKPKFCXCEQPRKSGSEESVSSVLEKFRDLNLDDNVDSAPEELKDDALIGLLHQVQDLKKQLKDRKDWAQKKAMQAAQKVSDELAELKTLRSEREETQRLKKGKQTREDSTLKKLSEMENALRKASGQVDKASAIARALEHENAEIRAEMEASKLSASESLTACIEASKKEKKSLKKHVAWEKQKMKLQDEITAEKEKIKALHRDLAQITQEEKEYEAKWRQEQKAKEQALAQVEEEQRSKEATEASNKRKVETLRLKIEIDFQRHKDDLQRLEQELSRLNKASSTDTSLQSNNTSHTKGKSDKSKGEAMSNKLLEDLDKLDGSYEKEANCDRECLICMKDEVSVMFLPCAHQVVCASCSDSFMGGSNATCPCCRAPVQQRIRVFGASS; encoded by the exons ATGGTTTATTTGCTGCAGCAAGTTAAGCCTCAGTTGAGTAAAGGTGATGCAATGTGGTGTTTGTTAATGANGTGTTGTTTGCTCGACAGGACGGGTCTATCGGAATCAGTTGTTGATTCGCGTCTAAAGCATCTTATTTATCATCCGGGTCTTCTTGANCGAAAG AAGAAACAAGCTATCTTTTNTAAGGGGAATAATAGTAGTAGTAATGTAGAAGGAGTTGATGGGAGTACTAGTAGTACTGTGAATGGTGTTGGTGGTGTTATCGCGCCGGCATTGTGTAGATTCCATGGAGGTTGGGGTTTTGGTAATGGGAGAGGAGGACCTAAGTTTTCCGGCAACGGG CTAACAGAGCCAAAAATGTCAAAGAAAGAGCAAGGTACGGCCTATTTTAGTTCATGCATGAACACGTATAAGCATCTTCGTGTTAAATTATGggtaaaaccaaaattttgttNTTGTGAGCAGCCACGTAAGTCGGGGAGTGAAGAAAGTGTCAGTTCAGTACTGGAGAAATTCCGTGATCTGAACCTTGATGACAATGTTGATTCAGCACCTGAGGAGCTAAAGGATGATGCTTTGATAGGACTACTTCATCAGGTTCAGGATCTCAAAAAGCAACTAAAGGACAGGAAAGACTGGGCTCAGAAGAAGGCAATGCAAGCTGCCCAAAAGGTCAGCGATGAACTGGCCGAGCTTAAAACGTtgaggagtgagagagaagaaactcaACGGTTGAAAAAGGGGAAACAAACTCGTGAGGACTCAACCTTGAAAAAATTATCAGAGATGGAAAATGCTCTTAGAAAAGCTAGTGGTCAAGTTGACAAGGCAAGCGCTATAGCCAGGGCACTTGAGCACGAAAATGCAGAAATCCGGGCGGAAATGGAAGCTTCCAAATTAAGTGCATCAGAATCTCTCACGGCATGCATTGAAGCAtcgaagaaagagaaaaagtcCTTGAAGAAACATGTGGCGTGGGAGAAGCAGAAAATGAAGTTGCAGGACGAGATTACAGCTGAGAAGGAGAAGATTAAGGCACTTCATAGGGATTTAGCTCAGATCACacaggaagaaaaagaatatgag GCGAAATGGAGGCAGGAGCAGAAAGCTAAGGAGCAAGCTTTGGCTCAAGTGGAAGAAGAACAGCGCTCCAAGGAAGCAACCGAGGCTAGCAACAAGAGAAAGGTGGAAACCCTGCGGTTAAAGATCGAAATAGACTTCCAGAGACACAAAGACGATCTTCAAAGACTGGAACAAGAGCTGTCTCGGCTCAACAAAGCCTCTTCGACTGACACAAGCCTCCAATCCAATAACACCTCTCACACAAAGGGGAAATCAGACAAGTCGAAGGGAGAAGCAATGTCTAATAAGCTGCTTGAAGACCTGGATAAGCTTGATGGGTCATATGAGAAGGAAGCAAACTGTGACCGGGAATGTTTGATCTGCATGAAAGATGAGGTTTCTGTTATGTTTCTCCCTTGTGCACACCAAGTTGTTTGTGCGAGCTGCAGCGATAGCTTCATGGGCGGTAGCAACGCGACCTGTCCGTGTTGCAGAGCTCCGGTTCAGCAGAGAATCCGTGTCTTTGGAGCGAGTtcttag
- the LOC104781938 gene encoding protein phosphatase 2C 29-like: MGSGFSSVFLPCFNNQGGHRNRRPPPHSSAANHPTTHSDPIESLCEPSSLDETLGHSYCYVPSSSNHFVSPFPSDRFVSPSGSFRLSPSHEPVRIRGSGSSSEQLHTGFRAISGASVSANTSNSKTVLQLEDIYDDATETSFGGGVRCSGVVNANGFEGTSSFSALPLQPGPDRSGLFMSGPIERGATSGPLEPPAAGEISRSNSAGVHFSAPLGGAYPKKRRKKKKKSLSWHPIFGGERKQRPWVLPVSNFVVGAKKENVVRPDVGAMVASAGENDLQWALGKAGEDRVQLAVFEKQGWLFAGIYDGFNGPDAPEFLMANLYRAVHSELQGLFWELEEEDDTNPPTIPNSSDESRLASGGGTLELEQRGKVEEIASSSCPATEVVEVKERKRLWELLAEAQAEDTLDLSGSDRFAFSVDDAVSGGNGVSVGSKRWLLLSKLKQGLSKQGISGRKLFPWKSGVEENETEEVDNVGLEERGDKRRKRRKAGTVDHELVLKAMSNGLEATEQAFLEMTDKVLETNPELALMGSCLLVALMRDDDVYIMNIGDSRALVAQYQVEETGRVEERRNDLEKDDEKSEPSVVDGSDSTVNNEAPSQQTKLVALQLTTDHSTSIEDEVTRIKNEHPDDNHCIVNDRVKGRLKVTRAFGAGFLKQPKLNDALLEMFRNEYIGTDPYISCTPSLRHYRLAENDQFMVLSSDGLYQYLSNEEVVSLAMEKFPDGDPAQHVIQELLVRAAKKAGMDFHELLDIPQGDRRKYHDDCTVLVIALGGSRIWKSSGKYL; this comes from the exons ATGGGAAGTGGATTCTCATCCGTCTTCTTACCTTGCTTTAACAACCAAGGAGGTCACCGTAACCGTCGTCCTCCTCCTCACTCATCCGCGGCGAATCATCCTACTACTCATTCCGATCCGATTGAGTCTCTCTGTGAGCCTTCTTCCTTGGATGAGACTTTAGGCCATTCTTACTGTTACgtcccttcttcttctaatcATTTCGTTTCTCCTTTTCCTTCCGATCGATTTGTTTCTCCTTCCGGTTCTTTCCGGTTATCTCCTTCCCATGAACCGGTTCGGATCCGTGGTTCCGGATCCTCCTCCGAGCAGCTTCACACCGGTTTCAGAGCTATTTCTGGCGCTTCCGTTAGCGCCAACACCTCCAATTCCAAAACTGTCCTCCAGCTTGAAGATATTTACGACGATGCCACTGAGACCAGTTTCGGCGGCGGCGTTAGGTGCAGTGGTGTTGTCAATGCCAATGGCTTCGAAGGAACGTCGTCGTTTAGCGCTCTCCCTCTTCAGCCCGGTCCGGATCGGTCGGGTCTCTTCATGTCGGGTCCGATCGAGAGAGGTGCCACTTCAGGTCCGTTGGAACCCCCCGCCGCCGGCGAGATTTCGAGATCTAATTCCGCCGGCGTGCATTTCTCAGCTCCCCTCGGTGGTGCGTACCCGAAGAAgagacggaagaagaagaagaagagcctcTCGTGGCATCCTATTTTCGGAGGGGAGAGGAAGCAACGGCCGTGGGTTCTTCCGGTGTCCAATTTCGTCGTCGGCGCTAAGAAAGAGAACGTTGTGAGACCAGACGTCGGAGCTATGGTGGCGTCTGCCGGAGAGAATGATTTGCAGTGGGCATTGGGTAAAGCAGGGGAGGATAGAGTGCAGTTAGCTGTTTTTGAGAAGCAAGGATGGCTCTTCGCTGGGATCTACGACGGTTTCAACGGACCTGACGCTCCTGAGTTTTTGATGGCTAATCTCTACCGAGCTGTTCACAGTGAGTTACAAGGTTTGTTCTGggaattggaggaagaagatgatactaATCCTCCAACAATACCAAATTCATCTGATGAGAGTAGGTTAGCTAGTGGTGGTGGCACTCTAGAATTAGAGCAACGAGGTAAAGTAGAGGAAATAGCAAGTTCGAGCTGTCCAGCAACAGAGGTGGTAGAAGTCAAGGAGAGGAAACGGCTATGGGAGCTTCTTGCTGAGGCTCAAGCAGAAGATACGTTAGATCTTTCAGGTTCTGATAGGTTTGCGTTCTCGGTGGACGATGCTGTCAGTGGAGGCAATGGTGTGTCTGTGGGAAGTAAGAGATGGCTGCTTTTGTCAAAACTGAAGCAGGGTTTGTCTAAACAAGGAATCTCTGGGAGGAAGTTGTTCCCATGGAAGTCTGGTGTGGAGGAAAATGAAACGGAGGAGGTAGATAATGTTGGTTTGGAAGAACGTGGTgataagagaaggaagagacgAAAGGCGGGTACGGTGGATCATGAGTTGGTTCTAAAGGCAATGTCAAATGGTCTTGAAGCCACAGAGCAAGCATTCCTGGAAATGACTGATAAGGTTCTCGAAACCAATCCTGAGCTTGCATTGATGGGTTCGTGCTTACTGGTTGCGCTGATGAGAGATGATGATGTGTATATAATGAACATAGGGGATAGTAGGGCTCTTGTTGCACAATATCAGGTAGAAGAAACGGGAAGAGTAGAAGAGAGACGCAATGATTTAGAGAAAGACGATGAAAAGAGTGAGCCTTCCGTTGTGGATGGTAGCGATAGTACAGTGAACAACGAAGCTCCTTCGCAGCAAACAAAGCTGGTTGCCCTGCAGCTAACAACAGATCACAGCACGAGCATCGAGGAT GAAGTAACAAGAATAAAAAACGAGCACCCCGATGACAACCATTGCATAGTGAATGACAGAGTGAAAGGACGGCTTAAGGTGACCAGAGCGTTTGGAGCAGGGTTCTTAAAGCAG CCGAAACTGAACGATGCTTTACTGGAAATGTTTCGAAATGAGTACATTGGTACGGATCCATACATATCATGCACACCTTCCCTTCGTCACTACCGGCTAGCAGAGAATGATCAGTTTATGGTTCTGTCATCTGATGGATTGTACCAATACCTGAGCAATGAGGAAGTTGTTTCTCTTGCCATGGAGAAGTTTCCAGATGGAGATCCTGCTCAACATGTTATACAGGAACTTCTAGTCCGTGCAGCCAAGAAAGCTG GAATGGATTTTCATGAGCTTCTCGACATCCCGCAAGGAGATAGAAGAAAGTATCACGACGACTGCACTGTACTAGTGATAGCACTTGGAGGAAGTAGGATCTGGAAGTCATCAGGAAAGTACCTTTGA
- the LOC104781939 gene encoding uncharacterized protein LOC104781939 — MMSSDSTNNGTVEITYKTIGPARPSQIRVASHIKVGDLRNAIAEKGKFPVENLRMILRGKALQDEEDGDDLYVTLKDKDSLIVAVIPKQPAGAETFEDDDDDDFKFKLPPSASRWKRKLYYFLRNKLKLPDIILMGLFSLSLKMWVIITLWFILAPIAHRWELGPIFLLGTGFSIILLNLGKRQPGDVSAYSIFNEDFRELPGTYNADRIDRDIRAGQI, encoded by the exons ATGATGAGCTCTGATTCGACCAACAATGGCACAGTCGAGATCACGTACAAAACCATCGGCCCAGCTCGGCCGTCTCAAATCCGAGTGGCGTCTCATATCAAA GTTGGTGATTTGAGAAATGCAATTGCGGAAAAGGGTAAATTTCCAGTGGAAAATTTGAGGATGATTCTTCGTGGAAAGGCtctgcaagacgaagaagatggagatgatTTATACGTTACGCTCAAGGACAAAG ATTCCTTGATCGTTGCTGTAATACCAAAGCAACCAGCTGGAGCTGAGACctttgaggatgatgatgatgatgatttc AAGTTTAAGCTCCCACCGTCAGCAAGCCGGTGGAAGAGGAAGCTTTATTACTTTCTGCGGAACAAGTTAAAGCTTCCAG ATATCATTCTTATGGGACTTTTCTCTTTAAGTCTGAAGATGTGGGTTATTATCACCTTATGGTTTATCTTGGCGCCTATTGCCCATCGGTGGGAACTTGGCCCTATATTT TTACTAGGGACTGGCTTTTCAATCATCTTACTCAATCTTGGTAAACGACAGCCTGGTGATGTTAG TGCATATTCCATATTCAACGAGGACTTTAGAGAGCTTCCAGGTACGTACAATGCAGATCGTATAGACCGGGACATACGAGCAGGCCAGATATGA